The Papaver somniferum cultivar HN1 chromosome 6, ASM357369v1, whole genome shotgun sequence genome segment AAGATAATGATAGATATGAGTCTTGGAAGTTCTCTCGATTTTCTTCGAATTAAATTTTCAGAAGCTTCTACTTTATTAAGAAATCAATGGAGTTTAAAAGGAAAATGTCAACTGATACCACTGGGTAACGTTTTTTTTTACAATCAAGTTAGATAATGAAGAAGATAAGAATTACATTAAAGATGGCACTTGGGAAGTTTTGGATCAAATACTAAAAGTTAGAAAATGGATTCCAAATTTCAGATCAGAGAATCAACGCACTTCAAAAGCCATGGTTTGGGTACAATTTCCAGGTTTAAGTCTAGAATATTGGGATGAGAAAACTTTGTTCAAGATTAGTAGAGCAATTAGAAATCCGATTAAGGTTGATGCAGCTACATTGAATTATCAGAGTGGATACTATGCTAAAGTTTTAATTGAAATTGATGTAGCTAAGAATATTCATAATAAGCTTTGGATTGTTACCAGATATGAAGCTTTTTCTCAAGGGGTTACATTAACAAATTTACCAAAATTCTGCCACAAGTGCAAAATTGTTGGACATCAAATATCTGAATGCAGAATTAACAAACAAGCTTCTGCAACAGATGGGCAGAAGTCTTCTAATTCTACACCAACAAAGAATACTCATAATGATACTTCTACTCCACAGGTGACTAATCAGCCTGCACTTGTTCCAATTTTATCTCCTAAACCAGTTGAGATATCCCAGTTTTCAAGTCCAAGTACTTCTAATATTCCAAAGGATATGAATTCATTACCTCCAGCAGAAGCTAATACAAATGGTGAAATTCCTTTCATTGAGGTTATAAGAGGAGTTTCTAATCCAGGTTTAAATCCTATCTCTACTCCTGCTATTCAAATTAATAATAATCTATATGAAGTCTTACAAGATAATGATAGTGAATATTATGAATCCGAA includes the following:
- the LOC113290894 gene encoding uncharacterized protein LOC113290894, which translates into the protein MVWVQFPGLSLEYWDEKTLFKISRAIRNPIKVDAATLNYQSGYYAKVLIEIDVAKNIHNKLWIVTRYEAFSQGVTLTNLPKFCHKCKIVGHQISECRINKQASATDGQKSSNSTPTKNTHNDTSTPQVTNQPALVPILSPKPVEISQFSSPSTSNIPKDMNSLPPAEANTNGEIPFIEVIRGVSNPGLNPISTPAIQINNNLYEVLQDNDSEYYESEDGEIKEVSTSSLLKFGSISQPVTILQKEKVISQVIPEINENSKVAGKKKPPIKPAVVTRKASK